The genomic interval ATTGCCATGGGGAATATTATCGGAAGCAACATTGCCAATATAGGCCTTATATTGGGGCTATCGGCTCTCATTCGACCCCTCAATATCGACATGAAACTCATCTCTCGTGAGATGCCAATAATGGTTGGCATCTCCGGACTTTTGTACTTTATGGGATGGGATGGCACTCTCAGCCGTCTGGAAGGCGGTATACTTCTTGGTGGTATTTTGGCTTATACCAGTTATGTGTATCGTGTGGCCCTGAAAGAATCCAACTCTATTGAGCAGGAATATGAGGAGTTTATTGAAACAGCATATGATAATACCATCAAAAAGGATATATTCTTAATCGTAATTGGACTCGCAGCGCTCATAGCCGGGGCACACTTCCTGGTTCATTCAGCAATATATATTGCAAGGGTCGTAGGGATCAGTGAGCTTGTTATCGGACTTACAGTTATTGCGGTGGGAACATCTCTCCCCGAACTGGCGACTTCAATGATCGCCGCTATCCGGAAGGAATCAGATATCAGTGTAGGTAATGTGCTGGGCAGCAATATCTTTAACATCCTTGCAGTTCTTGGCGTTGCCTCCATGATTCAACCTTTGCAGGTTAATGCCGCTTCCCTGATCGTTGATATGCCTGTTATGCTCCTGTTCAGCATATTCCTGATTCCTCTGATTACGTGGAAATTTGTGCTTACCCGCGGACAGGGATTACTTTTATTGATCGGGTACGGTATCTATGTACTGTGGCTCTTTAAGTAATTCCAGGCTCGCCCTGGCGACCCTTTCAGGTCTTATCTGCGTCATACACCGGTGATCTTTCGGACATACTTTCAAGTGACAGGCAAGACAATCTACTTCTGCCCGGATCACCTGTCCTATCTCTGCCGGGGTGCCGGTATAACGTGGGTCATTCGGTCCCATTAATGTAACAACGGGCCTTTTAAAGGCAACAGCAATATGCCTTGGACCTGAGTCAACGGTAATTAATAAAGCACATTTTTTTATCAGTGCCTTAAGAACATCCAGGGATACGACCTGATTTGCTAAATTTATCAGTTTGATGTTAGCCGCACGCTCAATATCCAGGGCCAACTTTGTTTCGTTGGGAGCACAGACTATGGCTATATTACAATCAAATTGTTCACTAATAAGTTCTGCCGTCCTGGCAAAACCTTCTGCCGTCCAGCATTTTGAAGAGCCATATGCCGCCCCCGGGTTTAACAGGATAAGTGGACGGCCATTGTTCAGATGGTAGTTTTCAAAGATTTCGGCTACGCGTCGCAGGCTTTCCCCGGTAATAAATAATTCCAGTTCTTTTGTTTGTATTTCACAGCCAACCGCCGTACACAAACGCAGATAATAGTCCCCCATATACGTCGGGAGGAAACGCCCTTTTTCAGACAACCGATTTACCCTATCGGTAAGCAGCCATGAACGGGCATCCCTTCTATACCCTATGCGCCGTTTCACGCCGCCCAGCCAAAACATGAGCGCAGAGCTAAAGGAATTGGGAAACAGAAACCCAAGATCATATCTTCTAGACCGGATTTGCTTTATTAAGGAAACGCATTGAGGCCTTTTCGGGTATTTACCGCTGCCCCCTGTACGTTCTAAATGGGAATTTGGATCTAAAATAAGTACTTCGTCAAACCATGGGGCACCTTCGATAAGTTTCCAGACGTAAGATTTGAGGGCTATGGTAATTTCTGCTTGGGGAAAGTTTTCCCGAATACAGCGGAAAGCCGGCGTGGCCATGACGACATCGCCCACCCAATTGGGTGAACGGATAATAATTTTGCCTATATTTACTGGTTTTTTCAATTAGGTTCCGTGGCGGAAAAGATGAATAATAAAGCAAGTTCCTGGCAGGTGCAGGAACGCCAGTTGAATTCTACTGGAACACTTCATAAATTGTCAAGATACGTGTTATTACTGAAGGGTCACCTTTCAGCTTTTTCTATTGACAGTGGCTTTTTTCATCAATATCATAAAACAGCAGGGTTGGATCGCTTCGCTGAGTTTACACTGAGCGATACGAGTGTACCCGCATTGACATTTGCCTGTATACTTCTTTAAGACATTTACTATAGTAACAAATTGCTGACCAGATTATGCCGCTTTACGAAATTATATCACTTATAGGTTTTATCCTTGGTACCATCCTGCATATAGTCCTTTCTATTCTTATTGTTCAGAGAAAGCACAAAACGAGGAGCGAACTCATTTTTCTCTTTCTCGTTTTCAGTGTGGCTCTGTGGCACTTTGGAAATACCATTTCCCTCTTCAGTTTTATCCTGTTTGGCAGGAACATCCAGTCCGTAGACCTTATTGCTGATGCAATTTCTTATGGAGGGATTGGTTTCATGCCCAGCCTGTTGCTGCACACTGCGGTTTTGTTTCTTTTTGAAAGCAAACCTCACATGAATAAACTTTTGCAGCAATTCATTACTTTTGCCATTTACCTCCCGGTTATTCCCTTTTCGGTGGTCATAAAAAATTTCATTCTGTCAGAAGACACCCATTTGATAATAACTGCAGCGCCTTACGTTAAGCCTTTTGTGGTGTGGCTGATAATCTCTTTGTTTATTGCGGCAAATATTTCCCGATGGCTTGCAAAAACGGTGGAAGAAAAAGAAGAGAGAAAATTTCATCTGGCTATTTACTGGGTAGTGATTTCTATTGCTGCCTTTATTGGGTTTACCGTGCTCCTGGAGGGAAATAAGATTGCCTATGTTGGAGACTATCTTGTATTGGTTTCCATGCTCTCATCAATC from Candidatus Brocadia sp. carries:
- the waaF gene encoding lipopolysaccharide heptosyltransferase II; this encodes MKKPVNIGKIIIRSPNWVGDVVMATPAFRCIRENFPQAEITIALKSYVWKLIEGAPWFDEVLILDPNSHLERTGGSGKYPKRPQCVSLIKQIRSRRYDLGFLFPNSFSSALMFWLGGVKRRIGYRRDARSWLLTDRVNRLSEKGRFLPTYMGDYYLRLCTAVGCEIQTKELELFITGESLRRVAEIFENYHLNNGRPLILLNPGAAYGSSKCWTAEGFARTAELISEQFDCNIAIVCAPNETKLALDIERAANIKLINLANQVVSLDVLKALIKKCALLITVDSGPRHIAVAFKRPVVTLMGPNDPRYTGTPAEIGQVIRAEVDCLACHLKVCPKDHRCMTQIRPERVARASLELLKEPQYIDTVPDQ
- a CDS encoding calcium/sodium antiporter, translated to MLLQIVLFFAGLGGLYFGAEWLVRGASRFARSFNIKPVVIGLTIVAFGTSTPELVTSVVAGMKHLSDIAMGNIIGSNIANIGLILGLSALIRPLNIDMKLISREMPIMVGISGLLYFMGWDGTLSRLEGGILLGGILAYTSYVYRVALKESNSIEQEYEEFIETAYDNTIKKDIFLIVIGLAALIAGAHFLVHSAIYIARVVGISELVIGLTVIAVGTSLPELATSMIAAIRKESDISVGNVLGSNIFNILAVLGVASMIQPLQVNAASLIVDMPVMLLFSIFLIPLITWKFVLTRGQGLLLLIGYGIYVLWLFK